AAGCACACCATGCGATTTATAAGGGCCACCACGTCGGCTCAATCGGCGACGCCGGTGCCTTTTCGTTCTGTCAGGACAAAATCATGACGACGGGTGGCGAAGGCGGCTTGATGACGACCAATGACCGACAAGTCTGGGATCGGTGTTGGAGCTTGAAGGACCACGGAAAGAGCCTGCAGGCCATTCAACAACCGCATCAACCGCATCAGTTCCGGTGGTTGCACGAAAGCTTCGGCACCAATTGGCGCCTGACGGAAATGCAGTCGGCCATGGGACGGATCATGCTGAGACGGCTGCCGGAATGGGTGGCGACTCGTCGGAAGAATGCCGCGACGTTGACATCGATTCTGAGCTCGATCCCCGCACTGCGAATTCCCCAACCGTCTCAGGACGTGTCCCACAGCTTCTACAAGTACTACGCGTTTGTCCGTCCGGAAGCCCTCAACACGGGATGGACTCGCGATCGAATCGTCCAGAATCTGCAAGCGGAAGGAATTTCCTGCGGCCCCGGCTCGTGCAGCGAGATTTATCTCGAAAAGGCCTTCGACAAGACTGGACTACGACCAGAAAAGCGACTTTCAACGGCACAGGAACTGGGACAAACGAGCCTGATGTTCATGGTTCACCCCACGTTGACAGAAGCCGAGATCCGCGCGACAGCCGACGCGGTGAAAAAAGTGATGCATGCGGCATCCCGATCCGACCTTTCGTCCCAGCGACGGGCGGCCTGATCCAACCTGGAGGCCCAGAGTACTTTCTGCGTTGCGTCTGAGCAGTCGATCGACGGAATTTGTCGGTCGACCGTTTCGGACTGTCCGGCTCGATCAAGGCGTCTGAACCTCGGAAATCCGGGTCCCCTGGCAGGATCGGGCGATACAACCGTCAGGACCGGCGAATCTTAACAGCAGGATTTCTTTGAAGAGGAATTCCTGTAAGGTCAGGGATTTCCTCAAGCCGATCTTGTGACCGATCGGTCGACACCTTTACGATGAAAGGTCGTCGCCGTTTTGTCGGTTCCTTGTGGTCGCTTTCCTGCTTGTCGGAATCACCGCCGTGACAAAATTCCAACTGATGTTGACGTCTCTGGTCGCCGTGATCCCCGGTGCGTTCTTGATCTTGTTGCTTGTGATGGCGCTGCTGTCACACTCCGAAAACCTGACTACAATTGCCTATGTCGTGATCGGCGGGACACTGCTGGCGACGTCGACTGTGGTGCTGATTCCTGCGGGAATTTTTGTGGGCGGACGACGCAAACCGGCGAAAGCCAAAACCACCTCGAAGAAATCGACCGGGGACGAAATTGAAGCGGTCGATGAAGACGTCGCAGTTGTCGACGCCGATGAAATCGCCGACGACGATGATCTGGTCATGGCGACGTCCGATTTCGAGGTCGCCGACGCCGATGACAATGCCGAAATGAGTTTTGAAGACGATCTCGATACCGAGCATGTCGAGGAAGTCGATAGCTTTGAGTTTGACGACGATGATTTTGATATAGACGAAGATCCTAAACCGAAGAAGAAAAAACGGTGACCATAGCCGGTCACCGTTCACACGCCGAGGACGGACTCAATTTCCCGCGACAATGAGAAGGATTTCTCCGGTCGACGCGTTCGGGATTTCAATGTAAGGGGGACAATGCGTCTGCCCTCCTCTCACCGGGCTGCGACCGGTTACCCTCGGCCGCGACTGACGTTTCAGACCCCCGTCGGCAGGCGTGATGCTTTCGGCCTGGGATAACAAGTCGACGAGCCCGACCCGAACAAGCGGTCGTCTCACGGGCGTTTCTGGGAACGGATCAGGCCATATTGGCGGTGCCGTTAGCTACTGGCGCTGCGATAGTGCCGTAGTGACCAATTGAAGACGGATCGCGAAACGGCAAACGTCACCGCGCACAGTGCGATCGTGATTCCCGAAAGCCAGCTCGGCTGAAGTCCCTTACCGAGTAGAACTCGCGCGGGAACGGTCACGACCAGCAGAATCGGCAAAACATACGAAAACAGAAATCGAAAGACTTCCGCCGCAGGTGACCCGCTGTAAATGCTACTGGGATACCGCGCGAAGATGGTGACATAAAACCAGAAATCGAGCAGTCCCTGGTTCCTGCCGAAGAAAATACTGGTTGCCGCCAGACCGATCATCAGGCTGTAAAAGAACGCCACCGCAGAGACGATCAACAGGCCGTACGTCACGAGTTCGGTTAAGGTCACATGATGTCCCGAACTCCAGACGGAATAGACCAACAACGCTCCGGAAAACACCATCTGCGAGGTCATCGCCAGTTCCATCTTCTCCAGTGAAACTAGAAACTGCGTGTCGATCGGTTTAAGCAGCGCGAAATCCAGGTCACCGGTTCGGATCAGCTCGCTGAATCGCGCGCAGTTGGGCATAAAAAACGCCTCAACAATCGAATTCACCAGCATCCCCGTCGCCATGAATCCGAAGTATTCTTCGCGCGTCCAATCATTGATCAACCGAACGTTGCGAAAGATCAGGTCGAACATCACGATCTGAACCGCGAACCAGAAACCGCGCGTCAACAGCGTGATCAGAAAATTGCTTTGAAACATCAGTTCGCGCATCAGCGAGTTGCGAAAAAACGTGGCGAACACGCGTCGGTACATTTTGGCCGAGGACATTCGGGTTCGACTTCTTCAAAGCAGGTCTGGTCATTCACAACAAGGACAACCAGCGATTGAGAGTTCGCTGGTGCCCGCCACTTCACGAGCCGCGTTCAGGTCATCGTTCACGAATTCAGAACAGACACATTTTGATGGCAAACAACGCGCGTGGCATTCTCATCCTTGCGTTGCTTTGCCGATCAAAGCGGGTCCATCCCCCTGTCTGCCCCATGAACCGTCTCGATTTTCAATTCGCGACGACTCAATTCACGACTATGACGCGTAGTCAACTCCACGAGTTCCGGCCTGGATGCGTCCCACGATCCAACTTTCGGTTCCCGCCTGAGTCAACTGGCGACGGATACTCTCCACAAACTGCGGACGCACGATCAACGTGAATCCGATCCCCATATTGAACACATGATACATTTCATCGCGATCGATCCCGCCAAGGCCTTGCAGCCAGCCAAACAGCTTCGGAACCGGCCAGGCATTTCGGTCGATCGACAGACGACATCCCTCGGGCAACAATCGTTCGATGTTGTCTTTCAAACCGCCACCCGTGATATGCGCGAGTCCCGAAATCGCGACTTTAACTCGATAGGATTTCAGGATTCCGAGAATCCATTTCGGATACAGTCGCGTTGGTTCGAGCAGGACCTGACCGACCGTTTTTTCCAGTTCGGGAATCACGTCGTTCACCGAAAGATTCGCCATCCCGAACACGACTTTGCGAATCAGACTATAGCCGTTGGAATGAAAACCGCTCGACGGCAAGCCAATCACAACGTCGTCCGGCCGAATGGCTTTCCCATCAACCAGCCGTGACCGCTCGGCAACTCCCACGCAAAATCCAGCCATGTCAAAATCGCCGTCGTGGTAGATATCCGGCATGATGGCGGTCTCGCCACCCAATAGTGACGCCCCGCACTCCACGCAGCCGTCACTGACACCTTGCACGAGCGACGAAATCAAATCCGGATTGTCTTTCCCGAGTGCCAGATAGTCTAGAAACAACAGCGGCTCAGCGCCCAGGCACAAGACGTCGTTCACGGACATTGCAACCAGATCGATTCCGACCGTGTCGTACTTTCCAACTAGCTGCGCCACCTTTAGCTTCGTCCCGACTCCGTCGGTCCCTGAAACCAGGACGGGATCATGATAGCTGGCCTTCCCCGGTCGCTGGGAATGATTCAATCGCATCAATCCAGCAAACGCATCCGCCAGCGGAAGGACGCGCGGCGTGAAGGTGCGTTGCATCAAATTCGGCAGGCGCTGCATTGCTTCGTCGTACAGTTCAAGATCCACACCTGCGGATTTGTAGGTGACATTCGCCATCGTTGTTCAAAGCTTTCCAGCGGGAAGAAAACCGGGTTGCAAGTCCAATTGCGCAGGATGATAGCAGTCGGTTCTACGATTGTCAGTTCGTCATCGTCAATCAACGTCCGACTTCAAAACCGGCCACCGGATGGCTATCGTTCATGAAGTCAAAGGCGCTGGCCAGGTTGTTTCGCCGGCAGTCCGCCTTCACTACCGCTTGAATTGCCAGGGTCCGGCTTCGTCACCATCTGACGCGGTCACGTCTTGTTCCACACTTGTGGATCTTGGGCCATCGCATCTTCTGGCGGCCTGACCGACTTCGACTTCGTAGGGACCACGATCGTGAGCAGTGCCCTTCGTTCACGGACGACAATCGGACTTCCGATCACGCTCAGCGTTGTCTTGATGACGCTGAATGTGATGCTGATGGTCTATTGGATCGTACTACTCGCCCACTCACATGGGTGGAGTTCATTAATCATCGGTGTGGCCGTGTTCGCCCTGATCCTGGTCGGGTTGTCGTTTTACCTGTTTCTCATGATCAAAGAAGTGCGACTGAATCAGCGGCAGGCGAATTTCATTGATAGCGTGACGCATGAACTGAAGTCACCGATCGCGTCGCTGCGGCTCTATCTGGAAACACTCGAAATGCGAGCCGTTACGGACGAGCAGCGCACGAAGTTCTATCGAGTCATGGAAGAGGAACTGGAACGACTCGATCATCTCATCACACAACTGTTGGAAGTTGGCCGAATTGACGCCATCGGCGAACAATCCGTCCCTGAAGAAATTGACCTGGATAGCTTTCTACGAAAATGTGGTGCGGCAACCTGCGCGCATCACAAGTGTGAAGAGAGCGAGACGATCACATACGATTTCCAGCCGGCCATGGTGTTCGCTCGACCGCTAGTCCTGGAAACGGTGTTCCGCAACCTGCTCGACAATGCCATTAAGTATGCGGGCGAGCCGCCTCGCGTCGAAGTCCAGGTGCGACTTGGCGAACGTGGGCGTGTCATTACGCGAATCATGGACAACGGACAAGGCGTCCCCCCCGAACTGCGGAAGCGGATTTTTCGCATGTTCTTTCGGGCAGGCAGTGAATTGACACGACGACGCAAAGGCACGGGATTGGGGCTTTACATCGTGCACACGCTCGTCAAACAACTGAACGGCCGGGTCAGTGTCCATGACCGCAGTGGACAACCCGGCAGTGTGTTTGAAGTCGATCTACCCGGACATCGTGGACTTGCGACCACACCGAATCGCGCGACCGACGCATTGAATTGACGCGGCACCCCAGCTGCCCACAATGACACGCGACTCAGACTTCCTCGAACTCACATCTTGTGTATCTCACGTAGTTACAGGATTGACCATGTCGCGTCATGGTCATCTTTTGTACAGAATTTCCAAAGTTTTTTTCTTTTCATGAATCGTGCATGTCACCTCTGGAAACTCGACGATTGGCTGCTAGCAGGTACAATCACATCGGTCGCTGCCGATGAAGTTCATAGGCAGCAAGAGAATTTGGATGTTCATCTGTTCGACGGAGGAAGCATCGATGAAGAAGTGTTTCGTAGCATGTGCGGCGCTTGTGTTGGCTTCGGCGGGTCTATTGTCCGCCGCTGAAATTCAGTCGGGTCTGGAAAAAGGAAACAAAGTTCCAGCATTCGACGTGAAGGACGTCACAGGCCCGTTCAAGAATGACGGCGAGCTCTGCTATCGTTGTCGCTATGGCAATCAGCCAGTCGTCAGCATCTTTGCCAAGGAAATGTCAGATGAAGTGGTCCAGTTGTCAAAAGAAATCGACAACGTCGTCGCCAAGCACCGCGATGAAAAAATGGCGGGCTTCGTGGTTTTGATGTCGGATAATCCCGAAAAGGCCGCTCCTGCCCTGGTGGAAGTCGCCGCCAAGCACAAGATTTCGCAGTTGCCGCTGACGACCTTTGATGGAATCAAAGGACCTCCAGCATACAAGATCAACGAAAAGGCCGACGTCACCGTGATGATGTGGGTCGAAGGCAAAGTGAAGGTCAGCCAGGGACTGAGCAAGTCCGACCTGACCAAGGAAACGATTGCAAAGCTGGTCAGCGAAACCAAAACGATTCTTGACTAGTGACGCAGTCTTTCAGCACATGGCAGGTCCATGAGCCTCGCCCGCTGGTCTGCTCGCGGCAAGTTCATCGACGTGTCAATTCAGGTTAGAAGCTCTTCAAGTCCGTTGACTTGTAGATGAATTCGACAGATCGGCCCCCCATGTTTATCGAAACATGGGGGGCGTTTTTTTGGTGGCATGATCGGATTTTCGAATCCGCCCACTGCGCATTTGTCATGTTTGATTCGAAAATACTTCGAAACAAACTTTGGACGTGATTTCGTGGCCACATTACGTAAGATAGTCACGATCGTTGATTTGAGA
This genomic interval from Schlesneria paludicola DSM 18645 contains the following:
- a CDS encoding DegT/DnrJ/EryC1/StrS family aminotransferase — encoded protein: MTHQAHPSTQILALDGGTPVRSGPMSPWPFFDDELIEASSRVLRSNKVNYWTGEEGKLFEQEYAAAIGVDHAIALTNGTVALELALYGFGIGPGDEVIVPSRTFIASASCAVMRGATPVVADVDRDSQTLTVDTIRDVITSRTKAIVAVHLAGWPCDLDPIMDLARRHGIKVIEDCAQAHHAIYKGHHVGSIGDAGAFSFCQDKIMTTGGEGGLMTTNDRQVWDRCWSLKDHGKSLQAIQQPHQPHQFRWLHESFGTNWRLTEMQSAMGRIMLRRLPEWVATRRKNAATLTSILSSIPALRIPQPSQDVSHSFYKYYAFVRPEALNTGWTRDRIVQNLQAEGISCGPGSCSEIYLEKAFDKTGLRPEKRLSTAQELGQTSLMFMVHPTLTEAEIRATADAVKKVMHAASRSDLSSQRRAA
- a CDS encoding ABC transporter permease, with translation MSSAKMYRRVFATFFRNSLMRELMFQSNFLITLLTRGFWFAVQIVMFDLIFRNVRLINDWTREEYFGFMATGMLVNSIVEAFFMPNCARFSELIRTGDLDFALLKPIDTQFLVSLEKMELAMTSQMVFSGALLVYSVWSSGHHVTLTELVTYGLLIVSAVAFFYSLMIGLAATSIFFGRNQGLLDFWFYVTIFARYPSSIYSGSPAAEVFRFLFSYVLPILLVVTVPARVLLGKGLQPSWLSGITIALCAVTFAVSRSVFNWSLRHYRSASS
- the purM gene encoding phosphoribosylformylglycinamidine cyclo-ligase yields the protein MANVTYKSAGVDLELYDEAMQRLPNLMQRTFTPRVLPLADAFAGLMRLNHSQRPGKASYHDPVLVSGTDGVGTKLKVAQLVGKYDTVGIDLVAMSVNDVLCLGAEPLLFLDYLALGKDNPDLISSLVQGVSDGCVECGASLLGGETAIMPDIYHDGDFDMAGFCVGVAERSRLVDGKAIRPDDVVIGLPSSGFHSNGYSLIRKVVFGMANLSVNDVIPELEKTVGQVLLEPTRLYPKWILGILKSYRVKVAISGLAHITGGGLKDNIERLLPEGCRLSIDRNAWPVPKLFGWLQGLGGIDRDEMYHVFNMGIGFTLIVRPQFVESIRRQLTQAGTESWIVGRIQAGTRGVDYAS
- a CDS encoding sensor histidine kinase; translation: MSSALRSRTTIGLPITLSVVLMTLNVMLMVYWIVLLAHSHGWSSLIIGVAVFALILVGLSFYLFLMIKEVRLNQRQANFIDSVTHELKSPIASLRLYLETLEMRAVTDEQRTKFYRVMEEELERLDHLITQLLEVGRIDAIGEQSVPEEIDLDSFLRKCGAATCAHHKCEESETITYDFQPAMVFARPLVLETVFRNLLDNAIKYAGEPPRVEVQVRLGERGRVITRIMDNGQGVPPELRKRIFRMFFRAGSELTRRRKGTGLGLYIVHTLVKQLNGRVSVHDRSGQPGSVFEVDLPGHRGLATTPNRATDALN